The sequence TTTGAATTTCTGGAAACTTTAGATTGGAAATATGGATGTGAATTATTTTTGATTGTGCTGTCATTGAAAGagttttgtttcctcttttgcTTTAGGTTAGCCACTTTGCCACATGTGCATGCTTGTCTGACAAGCAGCAGTACCCGAATTTTTTCAGAACAATTCCCAGTGATAAGTTCCAAGCTGGTGCACTAGCCAAGATGGTAAAACACTTTGGCTGGACTTGGATAGGTGCTGTTCGATCAGATTCGGATTATGGAAATAATGGCATGGCATCTTTTCTACAAGCAGCACAGAAAGAGGGGATCTGTGTGGAATACTCTGTATCTTTCTATCGGACTCACCCACATAGCAGGATCCAGAGAGTAGCAGATGTTATTCGCAGGTTTCCACATTAATATTAACTGTGTGGAGATTAGTTTACATtcttataaataaatgttttgtggtGACATATTCCACAGTAAGTTATTGAGACTGATACTTTGCATTTtacacagttaaaaacaaaaaagcttctAATGTGTTATGTTGTCTCTCAAGGTCTACAGCTATGGTTATTGTGGCAtttgcagctataggggatatGGCAATCCTGTTGGAGGAGCTTTCACATAATCCTTCCCCACCGCGCCAGTGGATAGGCAGTGAGGCATGGGTAACCAGCCCAGAATTAATGAGGTACAGTTTCTGTGCTGGGGCCGTTGGATTTGGGATTCAGAAGTCTTTAATCCCAGGTCTCAGAGATTTCCTGCTaaatctgtctccctctcaAGTAGCAGCATCTGCATTGCTTACAGAGTTCTGGGAGGATGCATTCAActgcacactgaaaaaaagtaataaagtgttcttagttttaaaattactctgaCAAACTCATGGTGTTATAaagtctgctgctgcttcatgaGCAAATCCATTTccacaaaataatgaaatatgaaTTTGAAAAAGGATgcatcagtgaaaataatctcaCTTGATATAAAGACTTTTAGGTCAAGTTCAAGTATTTTAGttccaatgttttttttaaccctttgtcAAATCTGATTGTGAATGTTAAGATAATTGGTTAAATGTATCAGAAAGAAGGCATCTAATATTTTTCATTCAATGGTGAAATCATCTGCCCTGTCTTTCTGTATCTGTAGGTGCTGCTGCTACAAAGAATAACGTGTGTGATGGAAAAGAAGACATACTGAATCTCCAAAGCCCATATACTGACACGTCTCAGCTTAGAATTACTAACATGGTGTACAAGGCCGTGTATGCAATAGCACATGCCATTCATAATGCAGTGTGTCAGAGAAAAAACGTCACATCTCAGTGTGACAAACTGACCAGGTTAGAGTCCAAACAGGTCAGTCAAAAATCAGTTCCGGTGACTTCATTACCCATAGTAAAATGCTAAtgtaaattaattattaatagtaaaagtaaaaattatTACAgagtattgttttcttttttccctctccccTCTCATCCTGTCTTAACTGATCCTTTCAGGTTTTAAATCAGCTGAAAACAGTGCATTTTTCTCAAAACGGGAATGACATGTCATTTAATGATAATGGGGATCCTGTAGCAATTTATGAGCTGGTTAACTggcaaaaaagtaaaagtggaGATGTTAAAATGGTATCTGTAGGGCTGTACGATGCATCACTGCCAGTGGGCCAAGAGTTCCGGATCAATAGAAACATAACCTGGATGGAGGGTACCACAAAAGTAATGACAATCTGAATGAAACTTTAAAGAATGGAATTATTACAGCTCTGTAATAATTACATCTATTctgctgtttttatgtcttttacaGGTGCCGGTGTCAGTGTGCAGTGCCAGTTGTCCTCCAGGAACTCGTAAaatgctgcagaaaggaaaaccCATCTGCTGCTATGATTGTATACCATGTCCTGAGGGCGAGATTAGTAATACTACAGGTAGAAAAGAATTATTTCCATATTTCCTAAAATGCCTTTATGGCAAATGTCTGTAACACTGAATATTTTGCAAGAAGCCCTCTctgattttctttattctttccaTTTAGATTCTTCTGATTGTTTACCATGTCACAAAGAGTTCTGGCCTAATGCAAAGAGAGACACTTGTATCCCTAAGCCTGTagaatttctttcatttcaagACATCCTAGGGATTATCCTGGCTACATTTTCAGTTCTTGGTGCTTGTCTGGCCATCATAACTGGGGCTGTATTCTTTTATCACAGGACATCTCCAATTGTCAGGGCCAACAACTCTGAGCTGAGCTTCCTGCTGCTCATTTCACTGACTCTGTGTTTCTTATGTTCATTAACTTTCATTGGAGCACCATCTGATTGGTCCTGCATGCTGCGTCACACTGCGTTTGGCATCACCTTTGTACTCTGTATCTCCTGCGTACTTGGGAAAACTATAGTGGTTTTAATGGCTTTTAAAGCTACACTTCCAGGTAGCAATGTGATGAAATGGTTTGGTCCTCCACAACAAAGAATGACTGTTGTGTCTTTCACCTTTATTCAAGTTTTAATATGTACTATTTGGTTGGTACTTAGCCCTCCATTCCCAATTAAAAATCTAACCACATACAAGGAGAAAATCATACTGGAATGCGATTTAGGCTCCCCTGTTGGCTTCTGGGCTGTTCTCGGCTACATAGGCCTACTtgcctccttttgttttgttttagctgtCTTAGCCCGCAAATTACCTGATAATTTCAATGAAGCCAAATTCATCACTTTCAGCATGCTGATATTCTGTGCAGTGTGGATCACCTTTATCCCAGCATATGTCAGCTCTCCTGGGAAATTCACTGTAGTTGTGGAGATTTTTGCCATTCTGGCCTCCAGCTTTGGACTaataatgtgtatatttgctcCCAAGtgttttatcattttgtttAAGCCTGAGCAGAACACCAAGAAAAATTTGATGAACAAAAACCAATCATAGTATATCCTTGTTTCAAAAATGGTTACTATTGCAAGCAGACATTTCACAGTTTACATAATAGTACATAATAAAATTCTTTAGTTTTAGttgttatttaaattaaataattataattCTTTCTGTGAATAATTTCTTAATATGCATATAATGTTATTCAATTATACATTATTTATACCTGTATttcttaatgtaaaaataattattcCAAAGTTAAGAATCTAAATAAATTCATGATCCCATGTAAACATGATTTTGTCCAGAGTTTTTTCTCAGTGGTTAGATACCATTGCTTACAATATTTCCATTTGTATCAAAAGCTAAGGGAAAAATTACCAGCATAAATGTAATTTGAAATGAGTAAAGTTTGCCATGTTATATGTTTATGCTtggaatttaattaaaatgaattcattgGTTGCCACTGGGAAAccctgtgtttgcatgtggATGCTACTTTGAAATTTACCACACATCTAAATGTTGCACAAGCAAGCGCACGGCTGTAGCTTCCCAAAGCAAAGCAGTACCTACCACAAATTCACCTACCAGAAAATTGCATAGcaacatttacaaaacaaaagactgCCATGGCATTAAACCAATCTCTAAATCAGTGTTCACTCAAGCacagcatatagttagggtATTAACCAGGGTTTAAAATATAGTGAGTTCCAGAGGCAGAGGTATAGCTATGTTTGTTTAAGTGCTGGAGTACATTGGTCATGCACAAACCCAAAATGCATGTATATGTTGAAGTTATTTGTTTCTAAGGCTACTTAACCACAGTGGTAGGTGTACATATGTCATTTAAACATAAATGAGGAAAAGTGATCGAAAGTTAGACTGCGTTTGAATTTGTCACTGTGGTAAGGTCGAAGTACAGTTCAGTCCTCTGCTGTATAGATACAGAAAAGGGTTGGTTTATTTCAAAGTATTTCATATAAACATGAAATCTTTGTTACTGTTTATCTGTGCTGTGTgtcaaacaacagaaacattttgtaGTACCATTATATAGCAAATACTGACCCatcactgtttgtttgcttttgtttgtttgtttcattgtttttggtttgtttctttgtttgcattCAATGAAATATGACAGGAATTTAAttgaaatgtgaacaaaaaaagggacatttttaacaaaaacaggGAAATTGTTTTATGTCAAATAATACTTGTTTTAGATTTcttaattattttataattaagAAATTATTTATTAGTATAAATTATTATACTAATAATTtagtatagaatagaatagaatagaatagtccTTGTCCAACGGGGGAAGTTTGGTTGTAACATCACAAAAAACCACATCTAGAAACAGAATAGGACACAGAACATAGAACgaaaacacacaaagtaaacatatttacatcatggaCAATAGTTACCAAaacagtactgtacagttattaaaattaaagtacAGATAAGTGGTAAACCCAGGTTGTAGTGTGCAAACAGAGTAGGATACTGAAAGATGTTTAAATAGTTAAGAATAATTAGAAAAGTACAGATTGTGTATTGTCCCTGTGCGTTAAAAAGTAGACATTTCACTTCCAATAAGTTAGTATATATAAACTGAGAAAAGTAATTTGCAAGTTCTAACAGTTGTAGTTGTTCGATTGATTAGTGCAAAGTACAGCGCTgatgtaaacatgtttgttgggagcagttttgattgtacagtctgacagctgcagggtgGAAGGACCTGTGGAAATGCTCCTTCatgcattaaccctttaaagccggttggagcggcacgctctgttttgcggaactatttttaaatcctggtagaaccggaaccacataagctagtgcaataattttttttgcatatgaaaccaaatgagttgtacttacatcttatgccatcagcttgtcctagttcatggtttccttccacataaagctttgcaaaaattgcataaaaagctcttgcaggaacaaaaacataatattccagaaacacactttgctGATCCAATCAGCTGTTCGGAACACTTCCTACATTGAAATAGACATCAGtgtgaactatcgcatgtccgccattacctccCTGAAACCGGAGGTGACGTCATTTTTGTGGAAAATGtcgttttttacttgtaggccttataAGCctttactggtgtttttaaaagtcatgtttgattttatgcttttctgaatagtttctgggatgcttagaactcaaattgcactgctggaaatagtttatttttatgccGATGCTGTTTTCTCTGCAAATTTACAttataggattgttttttctgcagtatataaaaattggtgtatctcaaaaataaaactataaagacactcaaaataaatttcctgttgttgtaaactgttttttgcaacttttttgtatttaaagttttgagggataaacctcttaaatttctgtaaGTAGAAACAtatgtagaaaaaaacaaagacgattttcaaattttttgtagtttattgcacttttttgcaatttatgtagttactatggacttaatgcatacatattattaaaatttgggctataatggttgtatagcaacttgaaatgctcccaaaaatggctccacagcatgtaaaaatataaagtaagctctggcggacttggttctatggtcggtcttaaagggttaatgtctGTATCTTGAAATCCCACAAGATCTTATGGGCGTGTCTCATttgaatgcagcactacggacaatacctaccGTCACCATTACCATTACGtcacggcagcagtgatcaatGAGTTATAAGTTGAACAGCTACAAGGAGCAGTACCCTCAATGGAGAAGGAGATTAGAGTCTAAGATCAAGGTAGCATGGAGAGAGGTTAGCCAGCTATTggagctgcagaaaggtgcgacaaggaaggtgcctaagaagtacagcaagctgtccaggtatggacagcttgcttgTCCAGGTATGGACTTGGAAACTACGAAGCAAGACACCCCCTAGGGTGGTGGAAAATGACAATGCTAAGGGTCCTGTAAGAagtcctgtgggacttccagatacagatgaaCAAAATGGTGGTGACTAAGCAACTGGACGTAGAGGTGGTatacaaacagaagaaaacggTCGTAGTGATAGATGTACCAGTTCTGAAtgatacacagcaaatccagcatgtccaaattaacactgttggatttgatttcaacactattaaagtgtctatatgggtccacaccagagagtgttaatttaactctttttggagagttggtacgttaactctgatttagtgttaaacaccaaatctgtctggagttgataatttaacacttggtgttaagagtttatatattaactctcaaagagtattttagtttaactacgtaagcgttatcttctaattcattctaaaaagcgggaattttactgttctgaacttctagaaatttcttttggaaatgaacatttactaaaaagatgcaatggtttttgaaaaacatttattctgaactgtgcaccacaatttcaaaacattttctgaaagatgtaacagtgtacatgttctcactttcattagaattttgtttatcaaaaggtctgacatggtaaatgcaaataacagcattctcatcacttatttcttcaatacaatatccatgtccttcattcatccctttgtggaacttcaacgcacttctgctctcccccatattccatcttcacaagcatatcctgtgcggagattgaataaaaattagttgacactaattaatggcacaaataatccagtaaacatttgcagcacagtaaaaaaaaaaaaggaatcctttttgagccattacttgtgtaaagtattttcccaaaagacaaagacacaggcaacaggtaatactgaactaaatgtaaaacctcaacctttttaatttttacctaaaccgtgtgcacaaaactctggagggatctatgctaacgtagaacccagtcaggacgcctgctactgctgtttgctcgtgttttttatttttatgggagatcattttcaggcttcaagtagcaccattataccaacatttcacattctacacattgttttaggtgtatttgaccaaaagtttgactgaaaattcacatgcaagctttttttcaaggctgtggtatttgcccgcaaacaatacctttcagctagctaaaacagaatattatgctatcagcgagcaacatggctaatgcctttcacacagctttgtctcaactccaaagagccacagaagtaaaagctcataataataattgaaacaatctttgaaaaaatgacttaccaagcatggcaaacaactcaaatatgtagagcaaaatgttctgaaacggcttcacttcagcttcgattggagccgtgctggggccagagtctgtgaatttactctgttggtgtcatagcccctgtaggagttcagagttaagaggtcaagagttaatgtttccattgtaacacctccagatttgacatagaagcactcatttttaacactctattttaactactatcattttacacctcagagttacattaaaagaatgtgactctgcttagagtaaaattaactctacttttgcaagaagactattaacaccaaaacatttaacacttttgaatttgctgtgtagcaacatcaggaagaagcagCACAAGAAGCTTGAGAAGACAGAAgtcctaaacacaaacttagCAACGGAGCATATGTTGTACAGTGTAGCAAGGAATGCTCAGCCCTCTACATTAaatgcatggcacaacatagaagagccacgtCAACAGGACAAGACTGGGATGTCATCTGCATCTTAaagacaaaggtcactctttcgaggatgccaatcttcacattttggacagagaagacagatggtttgaaagaggagtgaaagaagccatctatgtctaCTGTAAACGactatctttgaacagaggcagtGGTTTACGGCATGCACTGTTTGCCATCTTTAATCCATTTTCGAGATTccctcccagacgccttaacgtcCTTTGGACATCAGGAAATCACATggtagggtggggctaggtttcacagtgggttcacccgaaaccttggctgattgtgatccacacccattttcacaccttggctcatgtgattatgTAGAGGATCAACATGGGGTTCATGTCCATCtttggggacactcccatagggcacGTCCCCTTAgacctgaagaagcttcttggatgagaagtgaaatgtcttaaagcaacttaaagaagtccagacgcttttctttccaagctcctagactacaatgacctggacagagaaccttcacagacatactaaCATATTTGGGGGTTTGATGGGGGACATGGTTTTGTTCACTTTACTATAACCAGAACTGAGACTATAGCCAGGATCacattaaattaatattaaatgtatATTGTATCATCGagaatttaaaacatgtttttttttgcatattacaaacaaagaaatgaactttattttgttcatagggttaattattagagttgccaaccgttccgtaaaaaacggaatcgtctcgtattcagagaaaatattacgcgtttcgtattgaggtgaaaaggaacacagtttgtcccggacttcagctacaataaaaaagacacaaagctggagttattctgtgtctttgctgcacagctgcctcttcttctctcattctctcccctccctctcctgtttctactttaatcacgaaactgatcaatgatcagctgatcggcttttctctcttgtttatttatcgcccactttgcgccagaaagaggaaaccagcggatgttgcggtaaataacagcagcacgtttaagcttgatcagctgttgttagaatttatttaatattaatttctagtatcagctgatgtttgctggagccacagctgtaaacctgctggtcatgatatcggtttgaaTATGTGGTGagtgggaaacatgaagatgaaaccaggagatgtccttactgaatcatcagagctgtgatggagaaagaggtttaccttttaggtgacatgaatgagttgaagagaaggtatgaactgtttctgagagacaaataataataataataataataataaattttatttatgagcgcctttcaagtcacccaaggacactttacaataggataaaacaattagtaaaacaatggcagaataagaacaataaaataaagcacaagataaaatgaacaaacagtgtattcacagtgaatatgcagatttgaacagatgagttttgagttgggatttaaactgggggagagaaccagtatttcttatttcagggggcagagaattccacagcctgggagcagagcagctgaaagctctgcttcccatggtggtgaggcggaagggaggtacagtaagctggacagaagaagaagaacgaagtgaacgggcggaacaagtggtggttaacaggtcagaaaggtaagaaggagcgaggttatgaagggccttgaaggtgagcagaagaagtttgaaaattatccggaatttcacagggagccagtgaagttcctgaagaacaggggtgatgtgctggtaggagggggttctggtgataatgcgagcagcagagttctgaaccagttgaagcttatggagggatttttgggggagaccatgcagaagagaattgcagtagtcaatatgggaggtaacaagactatgtacaagaatggacgtagactgggtggaaagagaaggaagcaatctgttaatgttacgtagatggaagtaggcagaaCGGGTGAGGTTATTGATGTGTGATTTATAAGAAAGTGTactgtctaggatgacaccaaggctcttaacctgaggagaagggaGAACGTGGAGTTATCAAtggtgagtgagaaatggtttgccttcaaaaggttggatttggtgccaataaggaggatctcagttttatcctcattgagcTTTAGAAAATTAGAGGTAAACCAGGATTTTAACTCGGATAGACATTCTGTAAGGgaagaaggtgggagggaggaatcaggtttgcaagagagatataactgggtgtcatcagcaaaacagtgaaactgaagatcAAATTTGCGGAAGATGGTACCTAGAGGGAGGATGTATATTATAAAGAGAAGAGGGCCTAAAACTgagccttggggtacaccagagGTGACAGGGAATAGACGAGAGCGGAATGATCTTAGTTGAATAAACTGGGAACGGTCGAGGAGATATGATTGAAACCAGGCGAGGGGTGTGTCAGAGATGCCGAGAGAGGAAAGTCTgcttagaaggacagagtgagaAATGGTGTCAAAGGCTGAGCTCAGATCTAAAAGGACGAGAATGGTGAGAAGACCAGAGTCAGCTCCGATTAAGAGATCGTTAGTGACTTTAAGTAGAGCAGTTTCGGTACTGTGACATGAGcgaaaaccagattgaaatctctcatagatgttattattaaccaggtGTAAATGTAGTTGAGCTGCAACCACTTTTTCGAGTATCTTAGAAATGAAGGGTAGATTGGAAATCGGACGGAGGTTGTTAAAGTTGTTAGGATCTAAAGAAGGTTTTTTCAGTATAGGAGTGACTAGAGCAGTCTTCAATAAGGAGGGAACGATACCGGTGGTGAGAGAAGAGTGAATGATAGCACAGATGAGTGGGAGTAAAGAAGAGAGGCAGGATTTCACAAGCCCCGTGGGCATGGGGTCAAGATGACATGTGGCAGGTTTTGATTTACATATTAACTCGGAAATATCAGATAAATCAGGAagatgaaaagtggaaaacggctcaaaaaggagaaaaggttcTGGAGAGGGCGTAGACACAACATTTGATCTGAGTTGCTGGTGGATGTTATCGATTGTCGTAGTCCAGAACAGCATCAAGGAGTTGCATGTTTCAGAGGAATAGAAGTGCGGTGGTAAAGCGTTGGGGGGTTGAATTAGTTtgttgaaaactgaaaacagagtcCTAGCATTACCCTCATAAGAACTGATAATACCAGAGTAGAAGCTTTGTTTGGCCTTGTTAATGGAGTCTTTATACTGAAGTACATGGTATTTATAGATTTCTGAATCAACAGTTAAAGCAGATTTCTTATATTGACGCTCTAGCTGCCGAGCTTTGGCCTTCAGAGCTCGAAGGTCAGAGGTAAACCAGGGAGCAGAGCGAGTGAAGGAAACAGAGTGGGTTTTTACAGGAGCCAGAGAATCAAGGACAGTGCGTAGacaattattataatataacaACAAATCATCAGGAGTAGAATAGAAGTCCGGAATCTGAACATTGTCCAAACTGGTAGTGAGAATGTCCATATCAATGTTCTTGATGTTGCGGAACGAGATGAGACGGGTTGGCTTggtagaagagcagcagagagtgaGGTTAAATGAAAGGAGGAAGTGGTCAGTTATGGGGATTTCAGTAGCAGAAAGATTCGAGGGAGTAAGACCAGAACAGCAGACCAAGTCCAGGGTGTGTCCTTTAGAGTGAGTGGGGAAGTCGATAAATTGTTTAAATTCAGAGCCTTCGAGACAGGAGGAAAAGTCTCTGGTGAGCAGAAGGTCATTATTGTCCATGTgaatgttgaaatctcccaccaAGATCACATTTGGGGAGAGAGATGAAAGATGGGTTAGTAAATTAGCAAAGTCACTGAGAAAGACAGGGTTAGGTTTGGGGGGGCGGTATACAGTAGCTATGATAGTGGGAATGGGTCCAGTCAGCTCACATGCAAGGACCTCTAGAGAACTA comes from Astatotilapia calliptera chromosome 14, fAstCal1.2, whole genome shotgun sequence and encodes:
- the LOC113037012 gene encoding extracellular calcium-sensing receptor-like, which translates into the protein MDGDFTIGGIFSIHNYVHTVNNNYTTMPEPVRCSGSMESRELRFSRAMIFAIEQINNSTDLLPRIKLGYQIYDSCASVLVAVHVAFQFLNSLDPVFYIGNNCSQSGMVMAVVGESGSTPSISLSRVISSFKVPQVSHFATCACLSDKQQYPNFFRTIPSDKFQAGALAKMVKHFGWTWIGAVRSDSDYGNNGMASFLQAAQKEGICVEYSVSFYRTHPHSRIQRVADVIRRSTAMVIVAFAAIGDMAILLEELSHNPSPPRQWIGSEAWVTSPELMRYSFCAGAVGFGIQKSLIPGLRDFLLNLSPSQVAASALLTEFWEDAFNCTLKKSAAATKNNVCDGKEDILNLQSPYTDTSQLRITNMVYKAVYAIAHAIHNAVCQRKNVTSQCDKLTRLESKQVLNQLKTVHFSQNGNDMSFNDNGDPVAIYELVNWQKSKSGDVKMVSVGLYDASLPVGQEFRINRNITWMEGTTKVPVSVCSASCPPGTRKMLQKGKPICCYDCIPCPEGEISNTTDSSDCLPCHKEFWPNAKRDTCIPKPVEFLSFQDILGIILATFSVLGACLAIITGAVFFYHRTSPIVRANNSELSFLLLISLTLCFLCSLTFIGAPSDWSCMLRHTAFGITFVLCISCVLGKTIVVLMAFKATLPGSNVMKWFGPPQQRMTVVSFTFIQVLICTIWLVLSPPFPIKNLTTYKEKIILECDLGSPVGFWAVLGYIGLLASFCFVLAVLARKLPDNFNEAKFITFSMLIFCAVWITFIPAYVSSPGKFTVVVEIFAILASSFGLIMCIFAPKCFIILFKPEQNTKKNLMNKNQS